From the Montipora capricornis isolate CH-2021 chromosome 2, ASM3666992v2, whole genome shotgun sequence genome, one window contains:
- the LOC138024425 gene encoding T-box transcription factor TBX5-A-like, with product MSLQGDDSENLSPKAAAFSIANLLTKDINQNPKTSEFDSTLIGRKERENTWTRKHEDQISNKLKLRTLSRETCEDYTIQNILNTDHSRGNSCAEGVTNAGATRHGTAFDPLQQFAACCDLVSNIESSKNSSSLFAPHMRLSDIQREVQVAMQQSDLWWKFYACGTEMVITRTGRRMFPTLALSFLGMDPRRYYSIHVDIVPIDGYAYTFVNNMWQVNGLASEMHALPYIQSYQADEVAHTGLYWMKNGVDFKKVRLTNRRVGQFKDGELHLSPNRKYQPRIHVVEETEEGVKVSCSTYVFPETAFIAVTTYQNEELIQMKIDHNPFAKGFRDKGSRRRYVPYEQREDLPDSSQSSLSGFYFMDRTADSSHSRASTHLRLQNLKHF from the exons ATGAGCTTGCAAGGAGACGATAGTGAAAATCTCTCGCCCAAAGCTGCAGCTTTCTCCATTGCCAACTTGCTGACCAAGGATATCAATCAGAACCCCAAGACGAGTGAGTTCGATTCGACTTTAATAGGCCGTAAGGAGAGAGAAAACACTTGGACGAGAAAGCATGAAGATCAGATATCCAATAAACTCAAATTGCGCACTCTTTCGCGAGAGACCTGCGAAGACTACACAATCCAAAACATCTTAAACACCGATCATTCCCGAGGAAACAGTTGCGCAGAAGGTGTTACAAATGCGGGAGCTACAAGACATGGTACGGCGTTTGATCCCCTGCAGCAGTTTGCGGCTTGTTGCGATCTGGTTAGCAATATAGAATCTTCAAAAAACTCTTCTTCGTTATTCGCGCCGCATATGAGGTTGTCGGACATTCAACGCGAGGTTCAAGTGGCGATGCAGCAAAGCGACCTTTGGTGGAAATTCTACGCCTGTGGCACAGAAATGGTGATTACCCGCACGGGAAG ACGAATGTTCCCAACTCTTGCCTTGTCGTTCCTTGGAATGGATCCTAGACGCTACTATTCTATCCACGTCGACATCGTTCCTATCGACGGTTATGCGTACACGTTTGTTAACAATATGTGGCAGGTCAACGGTTTGGCCAGCGAGATGCACGCTTTGCCTTACATCCAGTCCTACCAAGCTGACGAGGTCGCCCATACTGGATTGTACTGGATGAAGAACGGAGTCGACTTTAAGAAGGTTCGGTTAACGAACCGGCGAGTCGGTCAGTTCAAAGATGGCGAG CTTCATTTAAGCCCAAACAGAAAATACCAGCCGAGGATCCACGTCGTTGAAGAGACAGAGGAAGGCGTCAAAGTGTCGTGTTCAACGTATGTGTTTCCTGAGACAGCCTTCATCGCCGTCACCACTTACCAAAACGAAGAG ttaATTCAGATGAAGATCGACCATAATCCCTTCGCCAAAGGGTTCAGAGACAAAGGATCAAG gCGAAGATACGTTCCCTATGAACAGAGAGAAGATCTCCCCGACAGTTCCCAGTCTTCTTTGAGCGGATTTTATTTCATGGACAGAACAGCGGACTCTTCCCACAGTCGTGCGTCAACTCATTTAAGACTACAGAATTTAAAACACTTCTGA